A region from the Malus domestica chromosome 07, GDT2T_hap1 genome encodes:
- the LOC139197761 gene encoding uncharacterized protein, producing MANLAKLDFVALDITRKNYLTWIMDAKIHLEAANLGETIKEDNSASSQDRAKAMICIRRHLDKGLKSDFVEKPLLRKTSWKRLSTLFMPLTCSCSSSVESETLQLIYVLLVAEQNNEFLMKNHQSLPTGLAPFPEVNAASLEGNTTSSHGQLNTTHLDVSDFIIERGNEVFKSD from the exons atggcgaacttggcaaaacttgattttgttgccctGGATATTACtaggaagaattaccttacctggATAATGGATGCCAAGATTCATCTGGAGGCAGCGAATCTTGGAGAAACTATTAAGGAGGATAACAGTGCATCATCTCAAGATCGGGCAAAGGCCATGATCTGTATCCGTCGCCACCTTGATAAGGGACTGAAGAGCGA CTTTGTGGAGAAACCATTACTGAGGAAGACAagctggaaaagactttcaaCACTTTTCATGCCTCTAACGTGCTCCTGCAGCAGCAGTGTAGAGAGCGAGACTTTACAGTTGATATATGTGCTCCTTGTAGCTGAGCAAAACAATGAGTttctgatgaagaatcatcagtcCCTGCCTACTGGATTAGCaccattcccagaagtgaatgctgCTTCCCTTGAAGGGAATACCACATCTTCTCATG GACAATTGAACACAACCCACCTGGATGTTTCAGACTTCATTAttgaaagagggaatgaagtgTTTAAGTCTGATTAA